Part of the Carboxydocella sporoproducens DSM 16521 genome is shown below.
GAAAAAATTTTTCAGCTTATTAATAACGCAGGTGTTGACAAATACGTTAAAAAACTGACAGCACTTAAGCTATTCTATCTTCTGGCCTATGCCCAGTTAGAACAATTAAAAGGTCTACGGGATATTAGCAATAGCTTAAATAACGA
Proteins encoded:
- a CDS encoding DUF4372 domain-containing protein, which encodes MRGKDITKSTFFQLFQPIFHEKIFQLINNAGVDKYVKKLTALKLFYLLAYAQLEQLKGLRDISNSLNN